Below is a window of Bacteroidales bacterium DNA.
TTTTTAAAAGCTTTCTCCAGCTCTTTAACTACTACTTCCAAGTCGTTTTTTTCATTAATAATTTTTTCAATATCAGCATTACTGATTTTGGAATCATTGGCTACTGGTATGTTATTTTTAGAATCTTTCGGAAGTTCAACAGCCAAAACGTTGTATGAATTAAAAGTGTTGTTTTTGCTAAAAACAGGTATAGCTATTAAATGTAATACAACAACGTCTCCAATAGTGTTTGTTAAATTAACAATGGTCTTAAAGGCGTCTCTGTTTTCAATTTTTTTTAAAATTTCATTGTTATCAATTGATGTAACAATTAATTTGTCTATAGTTTCGCCTATGTTTAATAAAAACTTATCTTTTGTATACCCAACAATTGAAGTAAAAACACTATTAAAATTTAATAATTTTAGGTTTTCATCATAAACTAAAAGCCCGATATTGGAATTGCTAAAGTAGTGGTCAAATACTTTATTTATGTATCCATATGCAAAAAGCTTCTTGCTTATTTTTTCTTTATTTTTAGTAACTCTGCTTGATTTTGGATTTTTATGACGTACATGAAACTCCCATAGCGTTAAACCCATAATTACCAAAACAGCGATTATAATTAACGCAAATACGGCCAACATCCATGTAAACTCAATAAACAAGTATATATATGACATATGTACTGTGCTTTGTTGAATCATAAAATTATAGTCTAATGCCAATGACTAAAACGTCATCAATTTGTTCATAGTCTCCTTTCCACTTATTGAACACACTTTCTAGTTTATTAAATTGTTCATCCATTGGCATTTTGTGTATTTCGTGTAAAAGGCTTTGAAAACGCACTCTTTTGAATTTACTCCAGTCATCACCACCAAATTGATCAGCATAACCATCAGAGAATAAATAAATTACATCTCCATCTTCAAAATTGTAGCTATAGGAGGGAAATACAATTCGTTTCCCATCAGTTGGAAGTGTCCCTACACTGTGAATATGTCCTCTTTGGGTATTTAATACACCATTTTTAAAGTAATATAAAGGATTCCTAGCACCTGAGAAATGAAATGTTTTAGTCTCATAGTTAACAACAATAAGAGACATATCCATACCATCATCTATGTGTCTATTAACTACTTCCTTATTAATTGAGTCTATTACTTTTTCGTTCAGGCATGTTAATATTTGGCCGGGATCGGTAAGTTTATCTGAGTGTAGAGTTTCATGGTAAGCATCATTTGCCATGATAGACATAAGAGCACCAGGAATACCATGTCCGGTACAATCAACGGCAGCAGCAAATTTTAACTCACCATTATTATTCTCAATACTATCAATAAAGTATATGTCTCCACTTAAAATTTCCTTTGGCTTGATAAAAACAAATGAATTTGGAAATATTTTTTTTACTTCTCTAGTTGGCAAGAAAAATGCACTTTGAATTCTTTCAGCATATAACATAGAGTCTTTAATATTGCGTGCTCTCTCTTCTAACAAAATATTTTGCTCACTAATTCGTTCTCGCTGAAGGGTAATCTCTTCGTTTTGGTGTTCCAGTATATTATTTTTTTCTTGGATAGTTTCAATAGATTCAGAGAGTTTTTGCTTTTGCTCCTCGTTAGTCAACATGGCTCTTTGTAATCTAATATTTTGTGTACTCAATTTCTTAAGCGTATTCTCTAGTTCACTATTTTTTAGGTCAATTTAACTTCTTTGTCTATGCAGTTCATCAGTAATATCGTTATTACGCTTAAGTGAAGAGCTAAGCTTTCTGTTTGCTTCCTGTAAATCGTTAGTTCTTTCTCTTACAGTCTCTTCTAGCTTAATATTTATCTTTTCTTTGAAATCATTAAGACTTTCCAAGTATTTTATTGCTGCTTTTTCATTCTCGAGGTATTCTATGCTAATTTGTCTTACAAGTGTAGCAGCAATAAAGGTAAACTGCATTAATGTAAGCAATTTTATATGAATTTCATGTATAGATACATCGAATGAAGCGCTGTTAGCGTATATAGCAGATAATATTAATATCAAAGTCATAGTTGTAAGGGAAGAGTAGTAGAGTGTATGAAGTTTTTTATCTGTAAATCTTGATCTGCGAAATACAATAAAAAGATGTATCATTGTTATTATTGCGTAATTACCACTGATAATCATACCAATATCGTATCTGATATTAAATATTAATTGTATTAACAATAATATTACTCCAACTAGCGATAGTAATGTTAGAGAAGCACAAGAACGTCTGGATGTTTGGCAAGTATTGCTAAAAGTTGATGCTGAAAAGCGAATAAAAGTTATAAAAATCAAAAAAAGTAAAACGGGAGTAAAACTTCTATTGTCAAACCATGCTATATTGGGAAGTTTTAATGCATATCCGTAACCATCTACACTGAGAAGGAACAAAATCGTGACAAAATAATTAATAAGGAGTATAGTAAGCGTTCTTCTCATTATACCTGATAAAAAAGCGGCAATAATGAAAAACGTGTATATAAATATCATGCCATAAAATAGTCCTGAAGAAATATTAACTACAGCAATATGCATTAAATAGGCTGTGTCTTTATACAATTTAGCATGAAAGCGTTTTGCATGTCCAAAAAAATTAACCTTAATGTAGTAGGTTGTCTCTTCATTTGGTTCCAAATGTATTTCATGATAATAAAACCTAGCATTAGGATGAGTTTGATTCAACTCATAGTTAACTTTCCCCAAATTACTACTAATAGATGACGAGTTTTGTATCGAATAAAAATGAATACTATTAATTCCAATTTTTTTTAACTCTAAATAGTATGTTTTTGATACATCGCTGAAGTTTTTAACCTTAAATTTTATCCAAATAGTATTACTGCCACTTGGAATATTAATATCGCCGGTTTCACAGTATTCAAACTGTACTTGAATATCATACTTTAAAATATCCTTAATTTCAAGATTGTGGCTCGAATCATTAAAGATTTGAACGTTTTTACCAATATCAATTTCTGATTCATTTAACAAAGTAATAGGCTCTTGAGAGAACAAACTCCCATTAAAAATAATTAGTAGCGTTAAAAAAAGTGTGAGTAGTGCCCTGTACATATTTGTTAAAATGTAATTTCTTTTAGATAATTTTTTAATACAATGTACATAATGTGCCTTGCACATAGATTAATTAGATGTCTATAATAGTCTGTTTTTACGTACAAGACATAATTACATGAATTTAATCTCAAACATATAAAAAAAAAGAAACTAATCACAATTTTATTTAAAAAATCATTTCTTTCGTTTTACATGTAATAATCTCTTATACTATAATTAGCATTGATTTACAGTAAGTTATCATATATTTTTACCGTAAAATTATTAATTTAATATCTCATTAATATTCCTAATGAAACGTTAAATATGTATTATTAGCAATAAAAAATTTTGTTGAAAAGAAAAAAGCACTATTTTTGCGCTTGTACTAACACTAAAACAGATACTGCCTATTGATTTATACTCTACGCTGAACAAACATTTCAAGGAGGATTTCTTATGAATTATGCACAGCTGTCAGACTATGAGTTAGTTAGGCGTTTTGTTGAAGGAAATGAGTATTCGATTGAGGTACTTATAAATAGGCATAAAAGCAAAGTTTATACATATATCTTGATGCTCGTCAAGAACCAAGCTTTAGCCGAAGATATTTTTCAAGAAACATTTTTAAAGGTAGTGCGCTCACTGCGTGACAATCGTTATAAAGACGACGGGCGTTTTGTTGGCTGGGTGATGCGAATAGCACATAACTTGGTTATAGATCATTTCAGAAGACAAAAAAACATGCGTTATGTGACTAGTAATAATGAGAATAGCGATATTTTTAGCTACCTAAAACTATCAGATAGCAACATCGAAGATAAATATGTTTCTGATCAAACACGTAAAAAGGTTAGAGAATTAATTAATCATCTTCCCGACGAGCAAAAAGAAGTTGTTATTATGAGACATTACATGGATTTGAGTTTCAAAGAGATAGCGGAAATTACAAATGTTAGCATTAATACTGCACTTGGGCGCATGAGATATGCCTTAATAAACATGCGCAAAATGATTGAAACCAACTCTATACAAATGAGTTGTTAGCTTTTGCAAGCTATAGTAATAAATACTATTAATTAACGCAACTCAAAAATAGCATTTAACTAACAATTATACAGTCAATTACCTTAGTAGTTGATAAATTAATCCTATAAACCATGTAATATTTATTAAATTAAAGCGTTTAGGGAAATAAAAGAGATGCCTATGCAAAATTCTACAATTCCCTATCATGTTTTAAAGCTTACACCAAGACGGTTTTTAAATCTGGTTTCAAAAAATAAAATAAAATTGATTGAACCAGATGATAGAATTGTTAGGAGAACAATCACAAAGCTGGTTGTATTAAGCACAAAAGCTCAAAAAGCAAGTTTGCAATTCGAGTTATCTAAAAACTGAAAACAGCAAACAATTTAGAACACAGAAAATACTGATTAAACAGATTATCACACATAGAAATAATAAAAATTCCGTGTCCATCTGTCAATACTGTGTCATCTGTGTTCTATTTTTTAGCTTAAAAACAGACACTTCAGGACATATACCAATCCTCCCTTTAAAACCAACAAAACCTATCCCTGTGTTTACATACAGGTATTGATTTTGAGACTTATAAAGGCCTCCCCAATATTCATAGCGTATTGATGCAGGACAAAAGTTAATGTATTTGCTTCGTATTCCAAACTGAAAGCCGTGTGTATGACCCGACAGGGTTAAAAATATATTCTTTCGTTTATTTTTTACTTCTGCTTCCCAAAGATCAGGGTCATGTGATAGAAGTACTGTTGGTTTTTGTTCAACACCTTGCAACGTTTTTGTAATATCTCCATATTGAGGGAATGGGGGTTGTCCCCAGTTTTCAATACCGGCAATTATTAAAGTATCTATACCTTTTATCAAAGAGACGTTTTCATTTTCCAAAACAGTAAAACCATTACGTTTAAGGAAACTTATTATTTTAAGATTATTTGT
It encodes the following:
- a CDS encoding SpoIIE family protein phosphatase, coding for MSTQNIRLQRAMLTNEEQKQKLSESIETIQEKNNILEHQNEEITLQRERISEQNILLEERARNIKDSMLYAERIQSAFFLPTREVKKIFPNSFVFIKPKEILSGDIYFIDSIENNNGELKFAAAVDCTGHGIPGALMSIMANDAYHETLHSDKLTDPGQILTCLNEKVIDSINKEVVNRHIDDGMDMSLIVVNYETKTFHFSGARNPLYYFKNGVLNTQRGHIHSVGTLPTDGKRIVFPSYSYNFEDGDVIYLFSDGYADQFGGDDWSKFKRVRFQSLLHEIHKMPMDEQFNKLESVFNKWKGDYEQIDDVLVIGIRL
- a CDS encoding sigma-70 family RNA polymerase sigma factor, which codes for MNYAQLSDYELVRRFVEGNEYSIEVLINRHKSKVYTYILMLVKNQALAEDIFQETFLKVVRSLRDNRYKDDGRFVGWVMRIAHNLVIDHFRRQKNMRYVTSNNENSDIFSYLKLSDSNIEDKYVSDQTRKKVRELINHLPDEQKEVVIMRHYMDLSFKEIAEITNVSINTALGRMRYALINMRKMIETNSIQMSC